In Akkermansia muciniphila, one DNA window encodes the following:
- a CDS encoding PEP-CTERM sorting domain-containing protein, whose protein sequence is MRKTLSLLAVLALASMANAASFSVDLSPTGAGTTGVSSSGISPQDVFGYNVQEWHGTWENSSLNGQVGFEAGTLKLQIGAVASNNAGGNFAGLKFEMPSGTDSATLSFDISKSASWGGSLGSFECKYICNVYGFSDDGTSSVIGTWTLENAKTALTSSPTSVSVDLDLSGAGNYSSYGLIFNSMETSSLGSGAGMAADITNISLSGEVVPEPATASLGLLGLGALLLRRRRD, encoded by the coding sequence ATGAGAAAAACATTATCTCTCTTGGCGGTTTTGGCCTTGGCCTCCATGGCTAATGCTGCTTCATTTTCCGTTGACCTGTCTCCAACAGGGGCAGGAACCACGGGTGTTTCTTCTTCCGGGATTTCTCCTCAAGATGTCTTCGGTTACAATGTTCAGGAATGGCACGGAACTTGGGAAAACAGTTCCTTGAATGGTCAGGTGGGGTTTGAAGCAGGAACCCTCAAGCTGCAAATTGGAGCTGTGGCGTCCAATAATGCGGGGGGAAATTTTGCCGGGCTCAAATTTGAGATGCCGTCCGGGACGGATTCTGCAACTTTGTCTTTTGACATTTCCAAAAGCGCTTCTTGGGGAGGTTCTCTTGGGTCTTTTGAATGCAAATACATTTGCAATGTCTATGGTTTCTCGGATGATGGAACATCCTCAGTCATAGGGACGTGGACGCTGGAAAACGCCAAGACGGCCCTGACGAGCAGCCCAACTTCCGTTTCCGTTGACCTGGATTTGAGCGGAGCGGGGAATTATTCATCTTATGGGTTGATATTCAATTCTATGGAGACTTCATCATTAGGGTCTGGTGCCGGTATGGCCGCTGACATTACCAATATCAGTCTTTCCGGGGAAGTTGTTCCGGAACCGGCTACGGCATCCCTTGGGCTCCTTGGTTTGGGAGCTCTTCTTCTGCGCCGCCGCAGGGATTGA
- a CDS encoding Gfo/Idh/MocA family protein translates to MSEQKRLSLAGVGCGSRTRTYMKLAMEQKDRYRIAAAADPVKQRTEAVRDFAPEEERDSVRLFKDAASLLAEPRLADVAIIGTQDDYHYAPCRKAMELGYHVLLEKPIAKTLKEALELRDMARALKRRVAVCHVLRYTQFYRTLKKIIDSGEIGDVITFNANEGVGAWHFAHSFVRGHWGNSKTSTPMIVAKCCHDMDILYWLMGRRKCLSVASFGELTFFTKKTLSSPRPERCTDWTAPVGEDPWDARKYATDDECKRWLGMVYDRAQEATAEEICEWLKTSPWGRDYLQCDNDQPDHQVSIMRFEGGLTGTFTMTAFEQGRHIEVYGTKGKIRAGAFYKENGPGEITVTPHFGGKTRVVELEELAGGYQGHGGGDWGLIEALYDDMLTVPSPEDMTTSIEESAHSHVMAFATEHARLTGQVVDVAEFERKVADGSLDY, encoded by the coding sequence ATGTCTGAACAAAAGAGACTCTCTCTCGCCGGCGTCGGTTGCGGTTCCCGTACGCGCACTTACATGAAGCTGGCCATGGAACAAAAAGACCGCTACCGCATTGCCGCCGCGGCGGATCCCGTCAAACAGCGCACGGAAGCCGTCCGCGATTTTGCCCCGGAGGAGGAACGGGACTCCGTCCGTCTGTTCAAGGACGCCGCCTCCCTGCTGGCGGAGCCGCGCCTGGCGGACGTGGCTATCATCGGCACACAGGACGACTACCATTACGCTCCCTGCAGGAAGGCCATGGAGCTGGGCTATCATGTCCTGCTGGAAAAACCCATTGCCAAGACGCTGAAAGAAGCGCTGGAACTTAGGGATATGGCCCGTGCGCTGAAGCGCCGCGTGGCCGTGTGCCACGTGCTGCGCTACACCCAGTTTTACCGGACCCTGAAAAAAATCATCGACAGCGGGGAAATCGGGGACGTCATCACCTTCAACGCCAATGAAGGCGTGGGGGCGTGGCACTTCGCCCACTCTTTCGTACGCGGACACTGGGGCAACAGCAAGACCTCCACTCCCATGATCGTAGCCAAATGCTGCCATGACATGGATATCCTCTACTGGCTCATGGGACGGCGTAAATGCCTCTCCGTCGCCAGCTTCGGAGAGCTTACCTTCTTTACGAAAAAGACGCTCTCATCCCCCCGGCCGGAACGCTGCACGGACTGGACCGCCCCGGTGGGGGAAGACCCCTGGGACGCCCGCAAATACGCTACGGACGACGAATGCAAACGCTGGCTGGGAATGGTGTATGACCGTGCGCAGGAAGCTACCGCGGAAGAAATCTGCGAATGGCTGAAAACTTCCCCGTGGGGCAGGGACTACCTCCAGTGCGACAACGACCAGCCGGACCACCAGGTTTCCATCATGCGCTTTGAGGGAGGCCTGACGGGCACGTTCACGATGACGGCTTTCGAACAGGGACGCCACATTGAAGTGTACGGAACCAAAGGCAAAATCCGCGCCGGGGCCTTCTACAAGGAAAACGGCCCCGGTGAAATCACCGTGACGCCCCACTTTGGCGGCAAAACCCGCGTGGTGGAGCTGGAGGAGCTGGCCGGAGGATACCAGGGGCACGGCGGAGGCGACTGGGGATTGATTGAGGCTCTGTATGATGACATGCTGACGGTGCCCTCTCCGGAAGATATGACCACCTCCATTGAAGAATCCGCCCATTCCCATGTCATGGCCTTTGCCACGGAACACGCCCGGCTGACCGGTCAGGTGGTGGATGTGGCTGAGTTCGAGCGCAAGGTGGCGGACGGAAGTCTGGATTATTGA
- a CDS encoding M3 family metallopeptidase, whose product MNHPYLDPAFLVSWSRLTPEAIKPDITEAISRAKENIRAICDQPLDSLTYESTFGALEKASEDLHLGWGRIMHLDSVNDEPAQREAIGEMLPEVVAFSSSVPLNPRLWTVLKAAASCDWVEDLSPVRQRFIQETLADFRESGADLPDDVKPEYAEIEAQLSLKTKKFAENVLDSTNAWELIVEDEAELSGLPDSVKEAARLDALANGHGTEEDPRWRFTQKFTSLQPVMQFADSDSLRRRMWEGSCSIGKGGEYDNEALIAEILELRDRKAHLLGYGCFADYATSRRMAGSGANALKFINDLHDKVKPSFLKDMEAVRRYKEEKTGKPVEKLSPWETGYWSEKRRRELYAFDEEDLRPYYSVEKVMEGLFSIYSGLYGITVTPRPTVAFKPGESGEALEGAVEVWHPDVLFYELHDAESGEHLGSFYADWHPRDSKRAGAWMNCLSVGEPPHGGKPRAPHLGLMVGNMTKPVGDKPALLSHREVETIFHEFGHLLHQLLSDVEVKSLAGTNVAWDFVELPSQINENWCWERESVDLFAAHYETGEKIPDELFSKMRSARNYMSGTDFMRQLCFGKLDLELHVNWPQYKGVPLEETDERILADYRVPMTDRGPSVARRLTHIFADPTGYASGYYSYKWAEVLEADAFSRFLKEGVLNPQTGRDFRRCILSKGNSKPAAELYRDFMGRDPDAEALLVKSGVL is encoded by the coding sequence ATGAACCATCCCTATCTGGACCCCGCCTTTCTGGTTTCCTGGTCCCGGCTTACGCCGGAGGCCATCAAGCCGGACATCACGGAAGCCATCTCCCGCGCCAAAGAGAATATCCGGGCCATCTGTGACCAGCCGCTGGATTCCCTGACTTATGAAAGCACCTTCGGCGCTCTGGAAAAGGCTTCCGAGGACCTGCACCTGGGCTGGGGCCGCATCATGCACCTGGACTCCGTCAATGACGAACCCGCCCAGCGGGAGGCCATCGGGGAAATGCTGCCGGAAGTGGTGGCCTTCTCCTCCTCCGTGCCTCTGAACCCGCGCCTGTGGACGGTGCTGAAAGCCGCGGCCTCCTGTGACTGGGTGGAAGACCTTTCCCCCGTCAGGCAGCGTTTCATCCAGGAAACGCTGGCGGATTTCCGCGAGAGCGGGGCGGACCTGCCGGACGACGTGAAGCCGGAATACGCGGAAATAGAAGCCCAGCTCTCCCTGAAGACCAAGAAATTCGCGGAAAACGTGCTGGACTCCACCAACGCCTGGGAACTCATTGTGGAAGATGAGGCGGAACTCTCCGGGCTGCCGGATTCCGTGAAGGAGGCCGCCCGCCTGGACGCCCTGGCCAACGGCCACGGCACGGAAGAAGATCCCCGCTGGCGCTTCACCCAGAAATTCACCTCCCTCCAGCCTGTCATGCAGTTTGCGGACTCGGACAGTCTGCGCCGCCGCATGTGGGAGGGCTCCTGTTCCATCGGAAAAGGGGGTGAATACGATAATGAAGCCCTCATCGCTGAAATCCTGGAACTGAGGGACAGGAAAGCCCATTTGCTGGGGTACGGCTGCTTTGCGGATTACGCCACCTCCCGCCGCATGGCCGGGAGCGGGGCCAACGCCCTGAAATTCATCAATGACCTGCATGACAAGGTAAAGCCCTCTTTCCTGAAGGACATGGAAGCCGTCCGCAGATACAAGGAGGAAAAAACCGGAAAACCCGTGGAAAAACTTTCCCCGTGGGAAACCGGCTACTGGTCTGAAAAACGCCGCCGCGAACTGTACGCTTTTGACGAGGAAGACCTGCGCCCGTATTACTCCGTGGAAAAAGTCATGGAAGGACTCTTTTCCATCTACTCCGGCCTGTACGGCATTACGGTGACGCCGCGCCCTACGGTGGCGTTCAAACCCGGTGAATCCGGGGAAGCGCTGGAAGGCGCGGTGGAGGTATGGCATCCGGACGTCCTGTTCTATGAATTGCATGATGCGGAAAGCGGGGAGCACCTGGGTTCCTTTTACGCGGACTGGCATCCGCGGGACTCCAAGCGCGCCGGGGCATGGATGAACTGCCTGAGCGTAGGGGAACCGCCGCATGGCGGCAAACCCCGCGCGCCCCATCTGGGTCTCATGGTCGGCAACATGACCAAGCCCGTGGGGGACAAGCCCGCTCTGCTGTCCCACCGGGAGGTGGAGACCATTTTTCATGAATTCGGCCATTTGCTGCACCAGCTCCTTTCCGACGTGGAAGTGAAGTCCCTGGCGGGTACCAACGTGGCCTGGGATTTTGTGGAACTGCCCTCCCAGATTAATGAAAACTGGTGTTGGGAGAGGGAATCCGTGGACCTCTTCGCCGCCCACTATGAAACGGGTGAAAAAATACCGGACGAACTGTTCTCCAAAATGCGCTCCGCCCGCAATTATATGAGCGGCACGGATTTCATGCGCCAGCTCTGCTTCGGCAAGCTGGATTTGGAGCTTCACGTCAACTGGCCGCAGTACAAGGGCGTTCCGCTGGAAGAAACGGATGAACGCATCCTGGCGGACTACCGGGTGCCGATGACGGACCGCGGCCCTTCCGTGGCGCGCCGCCTGACGCACATCTTCGCGGATCCCACGGGCTATGCCTCCGGCTACTACTCCTACAAATGGGCGGAGGTGCTGGAAGCGGACGCTTTCAGCCGCTTCCTGAAGGAAGGAGTGCTGAACCCGCAAACCGGGCGCGACTTCCGCCGCTGCATCCTCAGCAAGGGCAACAGCAAGCCCGCCGCGGAACTCTACCGCGACTTCATGGGCCGTGATCCGGACGCGGAAGCGCTGCTGGTCAAATCCGGCGTTCTTTAA
- a CDS encoding tetratricopeptide repeat protein: MAASFLHVLLASAVAGCSSAAADGAHGYWMNSPSLNGWREAVFRAGVPAQPAVLPPGVEPMMVGSSSPAAQMLVLEGMTHLLTFGDMRAFLKFDAALRLDPDCLMAHWGRCMSLMGAGPAFQEQRVHSMKRMKELALRPDCPEQERAYADALAVLLMDGPVKAQEAWKTICSTWKRDPYAPLFYAMLLRDGFDGQGNPGEGQKEAVRVVEAVLKERPGSQAALFMRALLEEVAPSISPETVETARRAVAANPFSASAHHLLGHCLFRTGDYEGASAAFKESENLCLAWEKAENVPPALDDAYFRSILYRAVSEFCAGHYKKAEAIASRAASVPLDKKHPLAPGTLLQLWEARTLPARLMLARPVIPRQALVLKAFPGPLPKGFPDLSNGMTAVATQYMGACYAARQGRTDAVASSFDKMSGILRLLMDGADAARRQMSVSYWARCLQMGSLYSSEIRSLMFPDSANVWMSEAIRSQRFSSLLLPPVVPYPAEWVLARAYLKAGKFRECADMCEQALKRFPNHAGVLETLDKARFSGK; this comes from the coding sequence ATGGCCGCCTCTTTCCTCCATGTCCTGCTGGCCTCCGCCGTGGCGGGGTGTTCTTCCGCCGCCGCGGACGGGGCACACGGGTACTGGATGAACAGCCCGTCCCTGAACGGCTGGCGGGAAGCCGTCTTCCGCGCCGGCGTTCCGGCGCAGCCTGCCGTGCTGCCGCCCGGCGTGGAGCCGATGATGGTGGGTTCCTCATCTCCCGCCGCGCAAATGCTGGTGCTGGAGGGAATGACGCATCTGCTCACGTTCGGGGACATGCGGGCTTTCCTTAAATTTGACGCCGCTCTCCGTCTGGACCCGGACTGCCTCATGGCCCATTGGGGCAGGTGCATGAGCCTGATGGGCGCGGGACCCGCTTTCCAGGAACAGCGCGTCCATTCCATGAAGCGCATGAAAGAGCTGGCGCTCCGTCCGGATTGCCCGGAACAGGAACGCGCTTATGCGGATGCCCTGGCCGTGCTGCTGATGGATGGCCCCGTGAAGGCGCAGGAAGCGTGGAAAACCATCTGTTCCACCTGGAAGCGCGACCCGTACGCTCCCCTCTTTTACGCCATGCTCCTGCGGGACGGCTTTGACGGGCAGGGCAACCCCGGAGAAGGGCAGAAGGAAGCCGTCCGCGTGGTGGAAGCCGTCCTGAAGGAACGCCCCGGCTCCCAGGCCGCCCTGTTCATGCGTGCCCTGCTGGAGGAAGTGGCTCCATCCATTTCTCCGGAAACGGTGGAAACCGCCCGCAGGGCCGTGGCCGCCAACCCCTTTTCCGCGTCCGCTCATCATTTGCTGGGCCATTGCCTGTTCCGCACAGGTGATTATGAAGGGGCTTCCGCTGCTTTCAAGGAGTCTGAAAATCTGTGCCTGGCCTGGGAAAAGGCAGAAAATGTGCCTCCCGCGCTGGATGACGCCTACTTCCGCTCCATCCTTTACCGTGCCGTTTCCGAATTCTGCGCCGGCCATTACAAAAAGGCGGAGGCCATTGCCTCCAGAGCCGCTTCCGTTCCCCTGGACAAAAAGCATCCGCTGGCTCCCGGAACCCTGCTTCAGCTATGGGAGGCCAGGACGTTGCCTGCGCGCCTGATGCTGGCCCGGCCTGTCATTCCCCGGCAGGCCCTTGTGCTCAAGGCTTTTCCGGGGCCTCTTCCCAAGGGATTTCCAGATTTAAGCAACGGCATGACCGCCGTGGCCACCCAATACATGGGCGCATGTTACGCCGCCAGGCAGGGCAGAACGGATGCCGTGGCGTCCTCCTTTGACAAGATGTCCGGCATTCTGCGGCTGCTGATGGACGGCGCGGACGCCGCCCGGAGGCAGATGAGCGTTTCCTACTGGGCGCGCTGCCTCCAGATGGGCAGCCTGTATTCTTCTGAAATCCGCTCCCTCATGTTTCCGGATTCCGCCAATGTCTGGATGTCTGAGGCCATACGGAGCCAGCGTTTTTCCTCCCTGCTCCTGCCTCCCGTAGTGCCATACCCCGCGGAATGGGTTCTGGCCCGCGCCTACCTGAAAGCCGGGAAATTCCGGGAATGCGCGGATATGTGCGAACAGGCGCTGAAACGCTTCCCGAACCATGCCGGAGTTCTGGAGACCCTGGACAAGGCCCGTTTTTCCGGAAAATAA
- the argS gene encoding arginine--tRNA ligase, whose amino-acid sequence MTIPGILEEKLSSALKAVLGEELPADFHASVTPSADLRFGDYQSNAAMVLAKRCRTNPRALAQQVADRIGQDAVCSLEIAGPGFINFRIRPEFYAARLLAMLADDRLGVEKVQDPKTIVIDFSAPNVAKPMHVGHIRSTIIGDALSRVARFVGHHVITDNHIGDWGTQFGMILWGWKNILDEQALAANPIDELLRVYKDVNLMCKEKPELLDTCKAELVKLQAGDGENLAIWKRCVEVSKSGLSKIYDQLDIHFDYWLGESFYNDALAPLVDGMIAAGMARESDGAICVFSDGSVPLNEDPFLVQDKGEWRANPCIIRKADGGFLYATTDLATLDHRIKTWGADSIWYVVGAPQALHFRQIFSTQRRRGMDGDYRHIAFGSILGDDRKPFKTRSGDTVSLQDVLDEAIERAARVVEEKSPDMPEEDKKRVAEVVGIGAVKFAELSQNRMTDYVFNWDKMLALQGDTAPYLQNSYVRVRSIFRKLDGGPLDWSAPIQLSEDAEIHLARLLARYGEVVPQVLDDCRPNMLAAYLFDLARAFHSFYEACPVLKSEGTVRHSRLALCELTARTLKHGLGLLGIQLPDRM is encoded by the coding sequence ATGACCATACCCGGAATTCTTGAAGAAAAGTTGTCCTCCGCGTTAAAAGCGGTGTTGGGGGAGGAGCTTCCCGCTGATTTTCACGCCTCGGTGACGCCCTCCGCTGATTTGCGGTTCGGGGATTACCAGAGCAACGCCGCCATGGTGCTTGCCAAGCGGTGCCGCACGAATCCCCGTGCGCTCGCCCAGCAGGTGGCGGACCGGATAGGGCAGGATGCCGTGTGCTCTCTGGAGATTGCCGGGCCCGGATTTATCAATTTCCGCATCAGGCCGGAATTTTACGCAGCGCGCCTGCTGGCCATGCTGGCGGATGACCGGCTGGGGGTGGAAAAAGTGCAGGACCCCAAAACCATTGTCATTGACTTTTCCGCTCCTAACGTCGCCAAGCCGATGCATGTGGGCCACATCCGCTCCACCATCATTGGTGACGCCCTTTCCCGCGTGGCCCGCTTCGTGGGACACCATGTGATTACGGACAACCACATTGGTGACTGGGGGACCCAGTTCGGCATGATTCTGTGGGGCTGGAAGAATATTCTGGATGAACAGGCGCTGGCCGCCAACCCCATTGACGAGCTGCTGCGGGTGTACAAGGATGTGAACCTGATGTGCAAGGAAAAGCCGGAACTGCTGGATACCTGCAAGGCGGAACTGGTGAAGCTCCAGGCCGGGGACGGGGAAAACCTGGCCATCTGGAAACGCTGCGTGGAAGTTTCCAAATCCGGCCTTTCCAAGATTTACGACCAGCTTGACATCCATTTTGATTACTGGCTGGGGGAAAGCTTTTACAATGATGCCCTGGCCCCGCTGGTGGACGGCATGATCGCCGCCGGAATGGCCCGGGAGAGCGACGGCGCCATCTGCGTGTTTTCCGACGGTTCCGTGCCTCTCAATGAAGACCCCTTCCTTGTACAGGACAAGGGGGAATGGCGCGCCAACCCCTGCATTATCCGGAAAGCGGACGGAGGCTTCCTGTACGCCACCACGGACCTCGCGACGCTGGACCACCGCATCAAGACGTGGGGCGCGGATTCCATCTGGTACGTGGTGGGCGCCCCGCAGGCCCTGCATTTCAGGCAGATTTTCTCCACGCAACGCCGCCGCGGCATGGACGGGGACTACCGGCACATCGCGTTCGGCTCCATTCTGGGGGATGACCGCAAGCCGTTTAAGACGCGCTCCGGGGATACGGTTTCCCTTCAGGATGTGCTGGATGAAGCCATTGAACGCGCGGCCCGCGTGGTGGAGGAGAAGAGCCCGGACATGCCGGAGGAGGACAAGAAGCGCGTGGCGGAAGTGGTGGGCATAGGCGCCGTGAAGTTTGCGGAGCTTTCCCAGAACCGCATGACGGATTATGTTTTCAACTGGGACAAGATGCTGGCCCTTCAGGGAGATACGGCCCCGTACCTCCAGAACTCCTACGTGCGCGTCCGCTCCATCTTCCGCAAGCTGGACGGCGGGCCTTTGGACTGGTCCGCCCCCATTCAGCTTTCGGAAGACGCGGAAATCCATCTGGCCCGGCTTCTGGCCCGCTACGGGGAAGTGGTGCCGCAGGTGCTGGACGACTGCCGTCCAAACATGCTGGCCGCCTACCTGTTTGACCTGGCCAGGGCTTTCCATTCCTTCTATGAGGCGTGCCCGGTCCTGAAGTCGGAAGGGACGGTGCGGCACTCCCGCCTGGCCCTGTGCGAGCTGACCGCACGCACGCTGAAGCACGGGCTGGGCCTGCTGGGCATCCAGCTTCCGGACAGGATGTAA
- a CDS encoding GNAT family N-acetyltransferase, whose protein sequence is MPTLRQASKDDITLIHELASQAFPATYRNLLSREQMDFMMDWMYSPANLEKQMEEGHVYFIVSHEGKDCGYLSVQPEGPGVFHLQKIYVLPGFQGLHIGSFLFRHAISYIRSIHPEPCLMRLNVNRYNTRAVEFYQRMGMRELERGDFHIGHGYYMTDYIMGLDIA, encoded by the coding sequence ATGCCGACTCTCCGCCAAGCCTCTAAGGACGACATCACGCTGATCCATGAACTGGCCAGCCAGGCTTTTCCGGCCACTTACCGGAACCTCCTTTCCAGAGAGCAGATGGATTTCATGATGGACTGGATGTATTCCCCCGCCAACCTGGAAAAACAGATGGAGGAGGGGCACGTGTACTTTATCGTCTCCCATGAAGGCAAGGACTGCGGCTACCTGTCCGTCCAGCCGGAAGGCCCCGGCGTCTTCCATTTGCAGAAAATCTACGTTCTGCCCGGCTTCCAGGGCCTGCACATCGGAAGCTTTCTGTTCCGCCACGCCATCAGCTACATCAGGAGCATCCATCCGGAACCGTGCCTGATGCGCCTGAATGTGAACCGTTATAACACCCGGGCGGTGGAATTTTATCAGCGCATGGGCATGCGGGAACTGGAACGCGGGGATTTCCACATCGGACACGGGTATTATATGACAGACTACATCATGGGACTGGATATTGCCTGA
- a CDS encoding TlpA disulfide reductase family protein translates to MKHLSLRKNCQVFPSRARPRSPPCIASMPHLQELQEKFQSKGFTVIGSHCQIPSPRVKQFLEEKKITFPIYQSLSIPEAPCPGGLPPPA, encoded by the coding sequence CTGAAACACCTCTCCCTCAGAAAAAACTGTCAAGTCTTTCCTAGCCGGGCGCGGCCCCGGAGCCCGCCCTGCATCGCCAGCATGCCGCATCTGCAGGAATTGCAGGAAAAATTCCAGTCCAAGGGCTTTACCGTCATAGGCAGCCACTGCCAGATTCCGTCCCCCAGGGTCAAACAGTTCCTGGAAGAAAAGAAAATCACTTTCCCCATTTACCAGAGTCTGAGCATTCCGGAGGCCCCCTGCCCGGGCGGACTGCCGCCGCCAGCCTGA
- a CDS encoding TfoX/Sxy family protein, translated as MREFGMASSPDVVEYICFQLRHAGDISFRKMFGDYGLYCGRTFFGLVCDNQLYVKITEPGLKMFPQQEQGCPYPGARPHFLVTELDDDRAISSLVRETCSVLAAPAVPEGRKKKVSGEKRSRRP; from the coding sequence ATGAGAGAGTTCGGCATGGCTTCTTCCCCGGATGTAGTAGAGTATATTTGTTTCCAGCTCCGGCATGCCGGGGATATTTCCTTCAGAAAAATGTTTGGGGACTACGGATTGTACTGCGGCCGGACATTCTTCGGTTTGGTGTGTGACAACCAGTTGTATGTCAAGATAACGGAGCCGGGGTTGAAGATGTTTCCGCAACAGGAGCAGGGCTGTCCCTATCCCGGCGCCAGGCCGCATTTCCTGGTGACGGAGCTGGACGATGACCGGGCCATCTCCTCCCTTGTCAGGGAAACATGCTCCGTTCTGGCTGCTCCGGCGGTTCCGGAGGGGAGGAAGAAAAAGGTGTCCGGTGAAAAAAGAAGCAGGCGCCCTTAG
- a CDS encoding phosphotransferase-like protein yields MIALTNLFIHDAHEPSMTAASDILRKPACISRQEAPSLMEGAGTCRTEDGDQNTSASRPESHETTGKNPATGKKKGGRFRLYWKEEPVEKRKAPRPRSGRVILLNGASSAGKSTLARNLRLLLKEEAMIFSMDDYLAMSQGKHETALDAVRESGLPFIESFHAAIAEAARKGALVIVDHVIGESPRWIQDLLNRLDGIPRILVKVECRQDVLLERERRRTDRTPAPAHAQRQHAGIHRHFPHDFSIDTSEDAPRKCAMRLISLLPGEFLP; encoded by the coding sequence ATGATTGCCCTGACGAATCTTTTTATTCATGATGCCCATGAACCTTCCATGACCGCCGCGTCCGACATCCTCAGGAAACCAGCCTGCATCTCCCGTCAGGAAGCCCCCTCCCTTATGGAAGGGGCCGGAACCTGCCGGACGGAAGACGGCGATCAAAACACCTCCGCGAGCCGTCCGGAAAGTCATGAAACTACGGGGAAAAACCCGGCGACAGGGAAAAAGAAAGGAGGCAGGTTCCGCCTGTACTGGAAAGAAGAGCCTGTGGAGAAACGGAAAGCTCCCCGACCGCGGAGCGGGCGCGTTATCCTGCTCAACGGAGCCTCCAGCGCGGGAAAAAGCACGCTGGCCCGGAACTTGCGGCTTCTGCTGAAAGAGGAAGCCATGATTTTCTCCATGGACGATTATCTGGCCATGAGCCAGGGAAAGCATGAAACCGCCCTGGATGCCGTCAGGGAATCCGGCCTGCCCTTCATTGAATCTTTCCACGCCGCCATTGCAGAGGCGGCCCGGAAAGGCGCCCTGGTCATCGTGGACCACGTCATCGGCGAATCCCCCCGCTGGATTCAGGACCTCCTGAACCGCCTGGACGGCATCCCCCGCATCCTGGTCAAAGTGGAATGCCGTCAGGATGTTCTGCTGGAGCGCGAGCGGCGCCGCACTGACCGGACCCCAGCCCCGGCCCATGCCCAGCGCCAGCACGCGGGCATCCACCGCCATTTCCCGCATGATTTCTCCATAGACACTTCCGAAGACGCTCCCCGAAAATGCGCCATGCGGCTCATCAGCCTCCTGCCGGGAGAATTCCTGCCCTGA